Sequence from the Merismopedia glauca CCAP 1448/3 genome:
AAGCTTGGCACTAGTCAAATAACCGCCTTGAATAGTGCAACCATTAGCAATCCGAATAATCCCTCCAGCAGCTACAGTTTTTTGACTATCTACAAAGGGTTGAACTAGATGCCATAGCCCTTCAATTTGCAAAATTGAATCAGCATCTACACCACAAAATAGAGGATACCTAGCTAAGTTAATTCCAGCACGCAAAGCGTCAGCTTTACCTCCTTTAAATTTATCAATCACTCGCAACTGAGGATATAGTTTAGATTGATAAATCTGGTTGATTTTTTGAGTTTTTAAGCGATCGCAATAGACGTAAGGAAATGGAACGAGTGCAAAAGCTTCAATCAGTAAGGTCAATGTCCGATCTACAGAGCCATCATTGATCACAATAATTTCGTAATCTGGATAGTATGTTTGCAACAAAGCTTCCAGGGAATCAACAATATTATGTTCTTCATTATAAGCAGGAACTATGACCGAAATAGGTGGCTCTAAACCAGTATATTTATGTGTAATTAAATGACTTTTTCGGGCTTGAATATAGGGTTTAATAATAACGAGAGCCGCTATTCCTAAAAATAGATAAACCGTGTTAACAATGAGAAAATAAAATATGACAATATATTGAGCGTAGGTAATTAGTAAGCTTTGCCACATGAGCCGATTACCTTCATAGTAAGTAAAAATAAAGTCAAAATCATCAAGAAATTTATGGTGAAGATGTGAGCTTGATTTCCGCAATTACTTGTGTCAAAATATCGCGAGCGTAGCGATCGCCTTGCTGTAATTGAATCTGTTCCAAGCGATTGAGAGTCATTAAAGGCAAACGGGCTAAACCTTGAGCAGCACGATAACGCACCCACCACTCAGAATCGGAAAGTAAACTAATTAACCTGAATTCATCTGCTGCTGTCCCCATCTGGCTCAAACCATTAGCTACTTGAACCCGCACCGATGCGTGAGAATGATGTACATATTCTCGAATAATTGGGAGATGATCCGCGTTTTTATAACCAGCTAAAACCCGCAAACAAGCAGAAACAATCTCCTCATAGTTGGCAAATTGATGGAGTAGCTGAGGGATCAAAGGCAATAAATGATGCTTTTGAGAGACTTCCAAAGCTCGAAAAACGCGGAGTAGTTTTTCATGAGTTAGCTTTGGCATAGTATTGAGTAGTTGGACAATGAGCAACTCATTTCCCTCGATAGATAAGATTTCTACCACTAAAGCCAAAGACCAGTCAAGGCGATCGCAAATTAGGTTACTCACCAACCTACAAGATTGCTCTCTATTAATTTTTACCAACGCAGTTGCAGCCGCAATCGAAACGTAAGGATTTTTATGTTTCACTAATTTTAGTAACTTTTCCCCAGCCGATTTCTCTTGCAAATTTCCTAAAGTAGAAATTCCCAGTAGCAATCGATCTATTTGCCTACTTTCTAGAAATCGACGTGCAATTTGATGGATACTCAACAAATAACCTAAACGATCCAATTGATCGTGCGCTTCACCTCTAATCGTCTGATAAATTTGATTCCAAAGAGTCAAAACTATTAAACGTTCCCTAGACTTAATTGGAGGTAAATTTGGAGGTATTTCTGCCAAACTAGCGACTAGTATCGCCATCCAATGAGCGTGGGCGATTTTTTCTTGTCGTTGGATGAGAAGATAGCGGTAACGCTGTCCTAAAATCAATCCTAAAAGGCAGATATTCAAGATAAACACGCCTATACCTACCCATATCACCAAGTTAATAATGGGGTCAAAAGCTAGAATGGTAATCCCTATGTAAAGACTCACAAGATATTGATGTGTTAATTAACCTGCACTGATAGGCAAAATCAATTTACAACTTTCTCAGACAAAATCGCTAATGTTTCATTACTATTTATCCTGGACGGGCAAATTTTTGCCTTTGTGCTTATTATTGGCAGTAAATTTAGCTCTAGCCACACCAAATTATGTAAGCCAAAGTAATTTAGTCTCTCGTCAAATAGCTCAAAATCCACCAGATGCGTGGGAACTTTACCGTCAAGGAAAAACAGATTTAGCTGAAAGAGAGTTTGCGGCTCAATTAAAGGCTAATCCTGAGAACTGGGATGCTTTAACTGGCTTGGGTTACATAGCTTACCGCCAAGAAAGGCTAGCTGTGGCTGAAGAAAGATTTCAGCAAGCGATCGCCGCCGTACCCGATAATATTGATGCCCTAGTAGGTTTAGGATTAGTCTTACTAGCCCAAGACAGAACTCAACCAGCCTTAAACTATTTCCAGCAAGCTAGCCGCCTCACCCCTAAAAATACCTGGATTGAGCCATATATTCAAACCGCCAAAAAGCAGTTGAGTCAATATCCCTCTAAACCTCAAAATACCAAACTAATCGCCAAAACCCAAGGAAAATACCTCGCTATCCCCAAATCTGGTCAATGGCAACCCTTATTTATTAAAGGGGTAAACATGGGAGTAGCCTTACCAGGAAAATTTCCCGCCGAGTTTCCCACAGATAAGAAGACTTACGACAAGTGGCTAGAACTAATTAGCGCGATGGGAGCCAATACCATCCGAACCTACACCATTTTACCCCCACAGTTCTATCAAGCCCTGAAAACCCACAATCAGAAATTCCCCAAAGATCGGAAACTGTGGTTAATTCAAGGAGTTTGGACGGAGTTACCCAGTGAAGTTTTAGGCAAAAAAAACGATAACTACAGCGATCCGCTATTTGAAGGGCAATTCGTGGGAGAAATGCAACGAGTAGTTGATTTAATTCACGGAAAGGCTAAATTATCCGAACGTCCCGGTCATGCTTCTGGTAACTATACTGCCGATGTTTCTGATAGTACCTTAGCTTACCTAATTGGCAGAGAGTGGGAACCATTTTCTGTAGTTGACTACAATCGAACTCACTCACAGCAAACCCGCTATCAAGGTCAGTTTTTGCAAATCCGTCGCGGTAACCCAATGGAGGTTTGGCTAGCCAAAATGATGGATAAGCTGATTATTTACGAAATGCAGCAATACAATCAGCAAAGACCGATTTCTTTCACTAATTGGCCCAGTCTCGATCCCTTATTTCATATTACTGAATCAAACAAAGTTGAAGAATCACGCCTCAGACAAGAATTAGGCATCAAAATTCCAGGTGAATCATTATCCCCTGCGGTTCTGGAATACGATAACGATGGTGTGGGACTAGACACCAATCGAATTCAAGCCAATAATGGATTTAAAGGGGGTATTTACGCTACATATCACGCTTATCCCTATTATCCTGACTTTATGCTCTACGATCCTCAATACTCTAAAGCCAAAAGTCCTTTAGGACAGAGTAACTACTACGGGTATTTGCGAGATTTACAACGCCATCATCCGAATATGCCCGTTTTAATCGCTGAATTTGGAGTACCTAGCAGTCGAGAAATTGCTCACCTCCAACCCCAAGGCTGGCATCATGGAGGACATACAGAAAAAGCGCAAGCAGAAATCGACGCGAGATTATTTCAAGATATCTTTGATTCTCAAATGGCTGGGGGAATTGTCTTTGCTTGGATGGATGAGTGGTTCAAGAAAAACTGGATGTTTATCGACTACGAACTCCCACCAGAGAGGAATCAGCTTTGGTACAACGCCCAAGATCCAGAGCAAAACTTCGGGATTATGGGGATGCATCCTGGAAAAACGCAAAAAATAGTCTTAGATGGCAACTCAGGAGATTGGCAAACAGTAGCTCCCCTCTATAGCACTAAATCGCCCTCTAGCACCCTCCAAACCTTTGCTGCCACCTCCGACGAAGGATACTTGTATTTGAGGGTTCAGGTAGGCAAAATTGACTGGACACAGCAACAAATTTGGGTAGGGATTGATACATATAACAGCACTAGCGGTTCTTTCATCTTCCCTGGTTTCAAGAACATCCAAACTCAAAACGGTTCGGAATTTCTGTTGCAACTCAAAGGCGATAAAACCAGTAAATTATTAGTTCATGCGCCATACAGTCTATTTCGTTCCCGTTATTCTTCTAGTTTAGTTTCTAGTACCAAGCAACAAGGAGAATTTATCGAAATTGAAGCTGAACCAAATCGCTTGCGGGTAGGTAGAAATCGTCAAGTTTACCCAGCCAAACAGGTATCTCGGAGTAATTTACAACTAGGTTCGACTAACCGTTTAACAGCCAATTATAATAGCTTAGCTGATTGGAACTACAGCCCAAAAACTGGAGAAATAGAAGTCAGATTACCTTGGTCAATCTTAAACGTAACCGATCCTAGTTCTCGTCAAGTTTATCATTTTGATGAACAAGGTTCGACTTTAACTACACCTGGTTTTCGGTTTAATGTTTTGGCTGTCAAACCCTCTACTAACCAGGTTTTAGCAACTTTTCCAGAGTTAACGCCTGACGGCAAACTTCCCCTACCCAAATTGTATACATGGTCTAAATGGGAAGAACCAACTTATCACAGCTACCTGAAGCCTGTATATCAAAAGTTACAGCAGTTACTACCTAAGTTGGAAGTGAAGTAATAACGTAAGTTGCTAATTACTATTTTTGACTTGTTTATTAATTGTTGATTGTTGATTGTTGATTGCTAATTAAATTTTCCTCCCCGTGTCCCCCAGTCCCCAATCCCTAATCCCCAATCCCTCAAGAGTACATCCAATTTAAATGCATATTAGCTTAGTTAAGATCGGGGTTAGGGAAATATGGAATATACAAATAATTCTATTTAGGTATTTAAATCTATCTTGGATTCAGCGTTAAGTATGAGTTCAATTATATCGAACTTTTTCATTTTGGAAGTAACTGTTAAATCTCGTTTTTTCGCCTCTTGCTTTAATTGGACGGTTGTCATCTTTTGAAGGTTGTGTATATCTGGTCTATCAGATTTTTTACTAGAGTGATCTTCGGTGGAACTCAGAGCTATAACTGGTTTAGCTTCTATGTAAAAAACTTCTTTGAGAGCTTCTAGTTTCTTACCCTTAGTAATACCACATTTAAGCTGGATAATCGGATCTAAATTCTGCCAAGATTGCCGAGATGCTTCGTCAATTCGGTTAGTAGCAACAGCAAGTTTTACAGTTTTCAGGGCGCTACCAGGTTGATCGATTAAATATTGCAATCCGGCTTTAATTTCCTCTCTAGATGCTGAAGCAAGATTGACTTTTGGCATCTTCTCTCTAGCTAAAACTTTAGTAATTTCAATGGCATTATTTGTATCTTCAGCAATTATGCACCACAGCCGCTCTAAACCTGCTTTTTCTGCGACTGCGTAGATGAAAGAATTAGCGATCGCTTCATATTTGTTTTCGCCGATCTCTTTTACAATAAGCGGTATCCAATTTCTCCCACCATTTTGTTTCAGCAAATTCGCAGCAGCATTAATTAAAAATTCAGATGCATCGGTTCTTTCTGTAATAGCGATGTTGTCTAAATATAAACTCATTAAGCTGCCAATATTACTGAGATTACTCATTGAATAAAATACTCCTTAACTAAATTTTTGTAATAATCGTAGGCTATTTTATAGGCATAAACTGCCGGAATGTGAGAAAAGGCTGAATTAGCAATATGTGCAAACCTTGGTACTTGAGAAATATCCTTATTTCTGTTAGCTTGACCATACTTGGGATAGAAGTAGGGTAACAAATCGAACTGACGTTCTTTTTGGTAATTACTAATAATGCGATCTACGGTTTCTTGGGCAACTGTTAGTTGATGTGGTGTAATTTCCTCTCCATTAAAGAAAATGGGTAAAGCAATCGGACTACCATCGATTTTTCTCTCTTGTACTTCAGGAAGAAACTTAGCGATCGCAACTGCTGCATTTTCTAAAGAGAACAGGCTATTGTGTTTGGTTGGCATCAAAACTACATCAGCCGCATATACAGGCAACTTGCTAAACAATTTCCAGTTTGGAGGTGCATCTATTAAAATATAGTCATATACATACTTCAACGGTTCTAGCTTCTGATAAAGAGTATGAAGTTGCAGATAACCTGTTAACTCGCTTTCGGTAATTTCTGTTATTTTTAGATCGGCAGGAATCAGATCGAATCCGATTTTTCTATCTGTTTTCAGGATCTTATAGCTATAAGTCTCAATGACACTTTTAAGTTCTCTTTCTCTGTTAACTAAAGCTTCATAAACTTTGCCGTGGCTGGGAGATTTGCCTAAAGAAGTCGTTAAATCTAGCTGGTTATGGTCAAAGTCTACCACTAAAACTTTCTTGCCAAGCCAACTTAATATGCCTGCTAAATTAACTGTTGTAGTAGTTTTGCCAACACCGCCTTTATTATTATAAACAGCTATAGTTAGCGCTTTA
This genomic interval carries:
- a CDS encoding HEAT repeat domain-containing protein; the protein is MSLYIGITILAFDPIINLVIWVGIGVFILNICLLGLILGQRYRYLLIQRQEKIAHAHWMAILVASLAEIPPNLPPIKSRERLIVLTLWNQIYQTIRGEAHDQLDRLGYLLSIHQIARRFLESRQIDRLLLGISTLGNLQEKSAGEKLLKLVKHKNPYVSIAAATALVKINREQSCRLVSNLICDRLDWSLALVVEILSIEGNELLIVQLLNTMPKLTHEKLLRVFRALEVSQKHHLLPLIPQLLHQFANYEEIVSACLRVLAGYKNADHLPIIREYVHHSHASVRVQVANGLSQMGTAADEFRLISLLSDSEWWVRYRAAQGLARLPLMTLNRLEQIQLQQGDRYARDILTQVIAEIKLTSSP
- a CDS encoding tetratricopeptide repeat protein; the encoded protein is MFHYYLSWTGKFLPLCLLLAVNLALATPNYVSQSNLVSRQIAQNPPDAWELYRQGKTDLAEREFAAQLKANPENWDALTGLGYIAYRQERLAVAEERFQQAIAAVPDNIDALVGLGLVLLAQDRTQPALNYFQQASRLTPKNTWIEPYIQTAKKQLSQYPSKPQNTKLIAKTQGKYLAIPKSGQWQPLFIKGVNMGVALPGKFPAEFPTDKKTYDKWLELISAMGANTIRTYTILPPQFYQALKTHNQKFPKDRKLWLIQGVWTELPSEVLGKKNDNYSDPLFEGQFVGEMQRVVDLIHGKAKLSERPGHASGNYTADVSDSTLAYLIGREWEPFSVVDYNRTHSQQTRYQGQFLQIRRGNPMEVWLAKMMDKLIIYEMQQYNQQRPISFTNWPSLDPLFHITESNKVEESRLRQELGIKIPGESLSPAVLEYDNDGVGLDTNRIQANNGFKGGIYATYHAYPYYPDFMLYDPQYSKAKSPLGQSNYYGYLRDLQRHHPNMPVLIAEFGVPSSREIAHLQPQGWHHGGHTEKAQAEIDARLFQDIFDSQMAGGIVFAWMDEWFKKNWMFIDYELPPERNQLWYNAQDPEQNFGIMGMHPGKTQKIVLDGNSGDWQTVAPLYSTKSPSSTLQTFAATSDEGYLYLRVQVGKIDWTQQQIWVGIDTYNSTSGSFIFPGFKNIQTQNGSEFLLQLKGDKTSKLLVHAPYSLFRSRYSSSLVSSTKQQGEFIEIEAEPNRLRVGRNRQVYPAKQVSRSNLQLGSTNRLTANYNSLADWNYSPKTGEIEVRLPWSILNVTDPSSRQVYHFDEQGSTLTTPGFRFNVLAVKPSTNQVLATFPELTPDGKLPLPKLYTWSKWEEPTYHSYLKPVYQKLQQLLPKLEVK
- a CDS encoding Rho termination factor N-terminal domain-containing protein gives rise to the protein MSNLSNIGSLMSLYLDNIAITERTDASEFLINAAANLLKQNGGRNWIPLIVKEIGENKYEAIANSFIYAVAEKAGLERLWCIIAEDTNNAIEITKVLAREKMPKVNLASASREEIKAGLQYLIDQPGSALKTVKLAVATNRIDEASRQSWQNLDPIIQLKCGITKGKKLEALKEVFYIEAKPVIALSSTEDHSSKKSDRPDIHNLQKMTTVQLKQEAKKRDLTVTSKMKKFDIIELILNAESKIDLNT
- a CDS encoding AAA family ATPase; its protein translation is MTISSLVPALRKLPEHASEAVINEIFIPPFLEALGFTSNEVVPQFNTGQGIVDKAARKNTPNDIFLETESRPYIILEFKGKNCNFAPNYADYKNAVHQLKTYLLAPNCQTVQWGIISNSSRVQLFRKHGKAIFPATKCLPINEANIDEVVTSIRKKIERPAKALTIAVYNNKGGVGKTTTTVNLAGILSWLGKKVLVVDFDHNQLDLTTSLGKSPSHGKVYEALVNRERELKSVIETYSYKILKTDRKIGFDLIPADLKITEITESELTGYLQLHTLYQKLEPLKYVYDYILIDAPPNWKLFSKLPVYAADVVLMPTKHNSLFSLENAAVAIAKFLPEVQERKIDGSPIALPIFFNGEEITPHQLTVAQETVDRIISNYQKERQFDLLPYFYPKYGQANRNKDISQVPRFAHIANSAFSHIPAVYAYKIAYDYYKNLVKEYFIQ